Proteins encoded within one genomic window of Intestinibacillus sp. Marseille-P6563:
- the dhaL gene encoding dihydroxyacetone kinase subunit DhaL: MNSFPNRDGKPILLAMVHAIQQNKAYLGEVDGLIGDGDHGMNMNKGFTLFETRFGGQDFSFTQGLAELGNILFSEIGGSMGPIYGTILMDAADAGADAADIDLDVLSRMLDSGLSGLQEIVQAQVGDKTLVDTLSPAVDALRKGAQEGQPFADALTHMKQAAADGRDSTKDMVARFGRSSRLGERSRGVLDAGATSCCIILTAMADAIQEQIA, translated from the coding sequence ATGAACAGCTTTCCGAATCGGGACGGCAAGCCCATCCTTTTGGCGATGGTGCATGCCATCCAGCAAAACAAGGCCTATCTTGGCGAGGTCGACGGCCTGATCGGCGACGGCGACCACGGCATGAATATGAATAAAGGGTTTACCCTCTTTGAAACACGGTTTGGCGGTCAGGATTTCTCCTTTACCCAAGGCCTCGCCGAGTTGGGCAACATCCTCTTTTCCGAGATCGGCGGCTCGATGGGCCCGATCTACGGCACCATCCTGATGGACGCCGCCGACGCAGGCGCGGACGCGGCCGACATCGACCTGGACGTCCTGTCCCGCATGCTGGACAGCGGCCTGTCCGGTTTGCAGGAGATCGTCCAGGCCCAGGTGGGCGATAAAACCCTGGTCGATACGCTCAGTCCCGCGGTGGACGCCCTGCGCAAAGGCGCGCAGGAAGGCCAGCCGTTTGCCGACGCTCTCACGCACATGAAGCAGGCAGCGGCCGACGGGCGCGATTCGACCAAAGATATGGTGGCCCGTTTTGGGCGCTCGAGCCGCCTGGGCGAGCGCTCGCGGGGCGTGCTGGATGCGGGCGCGACCTCGTGCTGCATCATTCTGACCGCGATGGCCGACGCCATCCAGGAGCAGATCGCATAA